In Montipora foliosa isolate CH-2021 chromosome 9, ASM3666993v2, whole genome shotgun sequence, the DNA window CTGATCTCCACAGAACGGACACGCAAAAGTTGGAGAGGAGAGAGCAGACGCTGAAAGAAATGCTAGATTTCATACCAGACCCGGCCGTGCGCGTTATGGGTACTGACCGACACAAAGCAGGAATCACTTCATTGTTTGAACTTCTACAGCAACCAAGGTTAAATAAGCAGGTTGGttttttattctatttgttCTTCACCTCAGCTGTTCTATTTCTTAGCACCCCACCCTTTGTTTGTGGATTTATGTCGCAAACTCCTTTCTTTTGGTTTAGCTACCTACTcaccctccccccctccccctgcACCATTTTTCCATTACAGGAGTATCATCTTTATTATAACGTTTAGAGCGaatttcaatcgagtgttgtaaaaccaaaaccaaagtaattgccttggccaatcaaaaaggacggagacaatccaataaaccaatcaaaactcgaagtaattacacgtagccgacacaaagcgcgggaaaacgtgcacgcgcgagccacgattggtttcggtttcacctctgattggttgaaaaagtggcgcgaaaactttgaaccaatcactgagtgaagtaatgaaaaaccaaagcaattcgctaattactttgaaaatcgctctaaacgTTTCAATTACTCAGTTCTTGGTTGACCTTTTTTCTAATCTTTTAGCTGACATATGTTTTACTTGATTGCGTGATGGGAGAGATTTTTCCGGAACTGAAGGAGGTATTTttaaaatcgtaaatggtttgaacccaagAGTcgtatcataattaagtaaagtacgatcgtctgggtgagtgtagtcctgagaaggactgtttgagatgataTTGACTGACGTCATCTGCAGAGTCaaatgatttgtgtaacgtcagtagatactataaaaaCTCCAGTCACTGGTCAAGTTATTCGTctccaataacatcacgaataagttgaccaatgacgtctacgaccggagttttgatagtatctactgacattacacaaatcacttgactctgaagatgaccgGCCCCAGACCTAGAACTTACCTTATTTTTAACATCCAGGCTTGAACGGGCCCGTTCTAGCGGCGTGGATTTTTTCCAGGCTTTCTTCGAAACTGttgggacattgtgttgtgttcttgggcaagacactttactctcacggtgcctctctccacttaggtgtataaatgggtaccgacgaaaatgccgggggtaaccctgcgatggactagcatcccatccaggagggagtagaaatactcctagtcgcttcatgctacggaaaccggagttAAGTGCtggcctggtgggccttctaggctcgtagcggactttacctttttttttttagtaggtGCTAGTAAGAATGAAAGGAACCAAGGTTTTACACGTTAACAAGTTGAACTGATCCGAGAGATTTAGCCACatcgtgaaacggcaaacgctGACTGCGACTTGTCATAAAACCATTTATAATCTCGAGTCCCTTGTCTTCTTCcttctttctctcttttgagaagttgTAGATAACTGGAGAGAAACTAAACAGGCTAAAATctaacaagtttctttgattttttgggaaaattcaaattttagcCCGTTTTCAGTGAACGTGATGCTACATCTTAATATAGTCCTTGCGTCGTCAGATCCCCAAAGTTGTTCTAAACGAAGGATACAgttattgtcgttgtttttcagtttttaaagggtcgtttctttgttttcagaGCGAGCTTTTCCCGGCAGACGATCTTTCAAGTCACTCGTGACGGCTCAGAAACAACTCGGTGTCCCAGCAAACACAAACACGGGTTGATCGGAGTGTCGAGATAAAAATTGTCTAAGGAATATggagaaatatatttttcaaactcGTGTACAAATGTAATGATAAGAAAATGCTTCCACAGAGCGAAATCTTTCTAACGTGTAACTCCAAAGTTTCAcgacaaataaattatttttgtaaagaTTATTCAGTGAAATAAAGCCGGTGAAAAGTCGTCTGTTTTAGTTCTGGCAAAGATAATTATTTCAAGGCCCTCTTTCTTCTATTTTCTTTCATGTTAACATAGACCTCTTCATTCGTACTTGCTGGGCCGAGAGACCTCTGCCCTGTGACGAAACTCGCGTTTACGCAACCACCCTTCAGCCTGAAAGAATTATTCGACCGATAATCATCTTTCCCCTGAATGGTTGAAGTGGTTAATACTGAAtcaaatagtccattttacagttgtgtgctttgCTCAGTTAACGGGcttatgaatgaaagtgaggctgataGGTACCTCACtacttttcttatgtaaattattaCTGATTAGCATGACAagaacatcattaacataagaaaaggcgGGAGGTCTgcatcataacaaggtcaacaccagcctcactttcatgtagaggccaggtaactaagcacacaactgcaaAGAGGTCTATTGTGGTGATTGTGGTGGATATTTAATACGTTTGCGCATTCATAAAACACGGTTTGATCCATCGAGCGCTTCAGGACGCTTCAACACAAAATCTCAACCTGAATACCAAAACTCGTATCCCTACTTTGGAGTCATTTTTAAGCATGTGTTTTTTCTCGTTTAATAATTTATGCACGTGCGACGAAACGACCACTGTCATTCCGATTAGACCTTGCTAATTAgggacttaactgattagagtgtaatgtaaagtgctggttttctaccccatatgaaccatgtgagcgttctaatcagttaagtctgttgaaatataagtgctacacggccaacgtttgtaaaaatgtaacccttccttgtacgtgctaattaggtattgttgtgttcgctttgttcttttgtttcatggacattatttatttcggatccggtatatgaaagaccagccggTCTCCTCGATTTAGTGTTTTTGCTACTTGTCGTCTTCCCTCTGGATTCCCTTTTTGTCACAGAAGAACGACCTGTAAGCACACTCGAAATGTATACGTCATGGAATGATACGACAAGAGCAGTAATAAGTCCCTTTCCTCCTccttgcttgtttttgttttttggtgttttttttttttttttttttttttgcacggtttacgATCACGGCTTCATCGTGGGAAACAGTCCGACCGGCAGTTTCAGCAAGTACTGGAGCtgaaattacgtaaaacaaaacaaacaaaagacagaaaacaaaacaactccaaataaagagtAATcccaagaaacaaaaagaattctcgagtttcataaccatcttcaTGCCTAAACATTGCTTTAACAATCAAAACATAacggaaaacacaattattGTCTTCATCCCCCACAGTACTATTAacaaccaggagcccatgactaggaacgtacaacttcattgtatttgtggaacggcgttctTACATACCGAGTTGTTTTTAGAtggattttcccgcgaaaccagaccctTCCAGTCAGTCACAAGTCTTGcgtgagaaattattacccatgggatttGGAATGGTCACTTGTGCAagtcaaatcttatttaagaactcgtctaaaaatagcttaatCTGTAAAATTGCCATTACATAGCTGTGCTGTCGTGCTGCCGCGGAACGCAATGGAATCtaggtgggggaggggggaagggggaggggggggggggggggggataggaAACTGGTCGGCGATTGAGAAGGAATTACGAGCAGTCGATAATAGTCGAACTGCCCCCGTGAAAAGATCAGttagctgacgtttcgagcaaaAGTGCTTGGGCAGAGCGGATTGACTCTCTCACCAACGCAGCAGTACCACGATTTCTTTACGTTTCATCCTCTAGTATTTCTTTACTTGCTTTAGCCATTCTTACGACTATATATCTTTCTTTCAATACGATACAGATGCAAAACGGAAAATTATGTTATCGACAAAAGTCTTGGGAAGACCAtcacctcaaaaaccaacatttgatttgatttgtgttaatagTCAAGAGGCCAACttcaaaaaagtgattttttaaaaaagttttgaGTAGAAGCAGGAAACATAGCTTAAAATCTTCTCTTTATTATGCTTatcaagaaaaatgctgtttccaCCTCGAAATGTTTGGTCTTCGGCACTTACGGGGGGGTTTTGTCTAGAAGCTCGCTCctgcaacatggaaacgaggctggaacatAAAACCACTTGCTTTCACCGTAATGactatattgagtatataaaaacTTACCAGTTATACTTAGTAGATTGTCCTGAATCAAGTAAACTGATAAATGACAGACAGAAGGGTCACGTGACTTgtctagcatggaaacgaggctggaacatAAAACCACTTGTATTCACCGTATTTGTTATGAAATCTGAAACATTCTTACCAGCTATAGTTATTTAAAGAACCTAATGTTAGTTAAGTGACTATTCATAGTTAATAAGGGGGGACGTGACTttctagcatggaaacgaggctggaatGTACATAATTGCTCATATTTcaagtatttgtttatttttttccaagaaactTATCCGTTATATTTGGTAAATCGACTTGAAGTGAGAAAAGCGTTTACCTTAGATAATTTAGAACTTATCTGGCATGCATGGAAACAAGGCTGAATCTAGGGTCACTGTTGATCTCAATAGATAAGTAGATTCTTACCAAACAGGTATTGGGATTGCTTTAATTGTAAAAAGAAATGATTATAAATGCACAAAAAGGGTCACGCTTTTTCCTCAAAAGCTTACCACAATAACGAGGCAGTAAAGATATTCGGTTTCAAAAAGGTTTATTTGAGAGTTATACaatgttgaaaccatttctcTGCTGCTAACTGATCTAGCCAAATTTGTGAGCTTTCTCTTTCTtcacaaaacaatattaataatatataagCATATTGAGACTATTTCTGACCAACTTTTCATGTCAGTTTCTTCAGTGTGTCAAACATTGTATAATTTCATTCACTCTCAGCATCATCGATTTTCCGGATTTCTGCATCTATTGGTGTCGCAGCATTTACAGGCTCTAGAGCAAGGAAGCGACAATCGAACACAGGTGCACCGCCGGTTCAGACAGCTCTGCTCGCTTGAACACCCACAGAATGCCAGTTGTATGCATGCAGATGACACTACCTCCTGGGTCATCAGCTTTGGTTTGAGGATTCCCTCGTCATTGAGGTACCAGCCGTTTTCATCTTCAGGGCGTGGAATGGATGGGCAAGCCTCCTGGGCCCTTTTCCAAATCATTGACTGGTAATTAGCCCTTCGGATGTGAAGATGCAGCGCATCCTGCGTCGGAGGTAGACTGTCGATGTTCTTCTTGACTTTGCGAAATGCTGCCGCCCTTTCTCTGGTGATTTCTACTTCTCGTGTACCTTTGTGATACAACTGGCATACAAAGGCTTCAGCATCAGCGATTGTGCGTTGGGTAGGAGGACTTGTTTCGCCGATGGATGTTAACAAATTGGATGTCCGGCTATCTAATGCTTTCCAAGCACTTCCCTTTCCTATCCCACAGAACTGGCTTGTGGTGTCGCACCCCGTGATCGCGTGAAAGGCCAGCAAGGAGTTTCTCGTTTCTTCTGGAATCTCAATTCTGTGGACTGGGATGAAGCGCTTCTTTCTGGAAGTTCCAGAAAACATCCACACTTCATCACAAAGATTGTGCTTGTGAGCCAAAAGAAGAACAAGGACATCTGTATCTCTGCATATGACGTTGACTTGCTTGTAACCACTGAGAGTCGCATCTCTGGCATGGAGGACAATCCTCGTGTCTGCTTCTTCTTGACTAGAGGATAGGCCCTGAAGATCTTCTCTAACAGATGACCATGATCTTCGTACTTCTTTGAAGCCCCCACTCACAACCAACTCACGACGAGGGTGTCGTTCATAGCTTTCTGATATCTCAGTTGACACGAAATTTGTGAGGCttcgtttgttttcttcagtggTGATGAATTTATCCCAGTTGCCAATCCTTTGGTCTCTACTTTCTACTTCTTTCCtgattccttttttctttccacCCTTTCGCTTCATCCTTGTGCTCCCCTTGATTGAATTTGGAGTATATTGATCAAAAACCAAGTCGACTCTTGTGCAACGTTCCGTGAAGTGTGATGTGACAAAttcacttgtttgttttttttttacatttaatcAATTAAATACAATCAAATCTGATTTTATCTTATTTTATATTGTTTTCTGTTAAACAGCCATCTGAATCCAATGATTACTTAAGCTCAAATTCAAGTATTCCGATCATATGTATATAAACACGATTTTGGCAAAATTAGAAGTTTAATAATAACGTTTCATCTCAAATGAGATatcagcctcgtttccatgctagacAAGTCACGTGACCCTTCTATCTGTCATTTATCAGTTTACTTGATTCAGGACAATCTACTAAGTATAACTGGTAAGTTTTTTATATAGTCAATATAGTCATTACGGTGAAAACAAGTGGTTTTagttccagcctcgtttccatgttgcagGAGCAAGCTTCTAGACAAAACCCCCCCTTAAGTGCCGAAGATCAAAAATTTCGAGGtggaaacagcatttttcttgatCAGCATAATAAAGAGAAGATTTTGAGCTATGTTTCCTGCTTCTACtcataacttttttaaaaagtgaaaaataagcACGTTTTCTGAGTTGGCCTCTTGACTATAATAACttattgttgatttcagtttacagtgtgcCCAATTAgagctccagcgctagaagactagaccataaagttcctttcctttcatacAGTCCCCCTCCCCCTTTGATGGCAATCCGGGAGTACAGTCAGAAAAGCTGCAGTTTGTTTCAACATTGCTTTGGGGGaaaagggggaagggggggggggggggggtgcaagGAAACTCGTTCGCGTACTGTAacgtttttaaaaaacaaagcaTATACTTCTTACGAACGCTTTTTTGGTGCATAAAAACAAAGGTgttccaacaacttttgaccaggattggaAATATGTTTTAAgatgaaaaagcaaaaattcCAATTCTCACCTCCTTCTGAATTAGAAACGACCTTTCACTCCATTTGAAAAAGAATCCAAGTAAATGAACACACCCTGTCATTTATGTAAATTTgctttcatttatttcaaatttttcaagGAATAAAGAGTTCCACCGGatgtttttataattattataatctaTTTATTCTTATTAACATTATGTATGTACAGCAATAATTAGCTCTtcttaaccgagcaggaggtctgtatgggagaatcttgaccgaggtcgtgagtacagaccaaACGCAGTGAGGTCGGTACACACGACCTAGGTCCAgtccagtccttgtgagacagagccatataataatgcaaAATATTAAATTGGTTATGGAGTAATTTAGAAACGGTCATTTTTTACATTGATCCGTACATTGCAGTAtttcataaagaaaaaaaattcacttcagattttgaaagcatgtTTGCTTGAgcttatccaaaggctgttttctttgagtgcaagtttagGATTTCTCAGTCCACCATTATTCATGTTTAagactgactgattggacctcagagggttggattgAGGATAAGATGACATCAAACACTAACTAGCTTAAAATTGCAGCGTGTAAACACAGCTTATTATACAGTGTCacgcaaaacacgagtttgaaagtctgaaagctcgaaactcctgtgctgcatattaataattatttaggcACATgcaaacgcattgcatttttaaactagtgagtcttttctctcaagatttttgaattagtaatggcagaccattaattaggaaattttcaatcaaaataaacaggggtctttttgaaatgaaggcATAAAACCTCGGTCAccttagtgttcagttaacatagttttgaaatacaaagaaaaagtagCATTGGTTTTTGGTAGGGAAAAAACCCATCCTATCTTAGGCATCCCCATATCATATCACTAGCTGTAATACTAGTAGAACACAATGTAATATTTCAACTTACTTGTTAGCTTCAAGTGCACGTAGCAAATGACAAAatcccacccacccacccaggGGCAATGTGAGCTAACATAAAAGTTGGTATTGGGTTCATTTGGTCGCACCCAATTCCAATCAGCACCATTGGTGTAAATATTTCCTCGAGCCACCGAAAAAACCTGCTTGCTTTTCTTACATCAACATGGTAGCTTGTATGGAGTTTATTCCATCTCACATGACCAATAACTTTTCCACTATtctcatcattatcatcaccaACATCGCCATCATTGCTCTTGTCCTTTGTTTCCACCTTCAGTTCCCCTATTTTATGTCTCACCATGGGATTTTTGTGCATTTGTGGATGAAATTTGAACATTGAACAGATCTCTTCACTGGTTGGAAGGGTAGCTTTGCTCCAAGGGAACAAGCAGACATCAATGGGCCCACAGCCCTCATTACCCCATGCAGCTGCAGAGAGAAAAAATTGGGAAAGCATTTCTTTACTTAGCAGATCCTTGTAAATCTTTCTAAAACCATCTTAATTAATTTGAAGACTGCATTAtcacataaaaataaaaggcCCTTTTTATCAATGTAGAAGACTGAAGTACATCCATGCACTTAACGCATGTTTTACTAGGATGACCGAcaaaattttatgcaaaatttatTCTCTAAGCTCTTTGGAGAATACTAATACTCCCTACCGAACCACCACTTTAAAAAGATAAGAAGAGAGTTCAAACTGGCAAACAAGTGAAACACTGGCAGGTACAaacaaacaagagaaaaaagaacAGCAACTGGGACTATGTAACTGTATATCATTCAACAGAAACAAGGATATTTAACAAAGAGACAGCAAGGAAACAGAGAAGATAAATGCCACAGAGTGGTTGAATCAGTGCCAGAGCTTGCGGGTTTGTGTCCCAGAGAGACCACCACTCAGGCtcctaacccattgactcctaaagaGGCCCCCATTAAAGTGCAAAATTGTCCGGcattagacagggtaaaatcaATGAGGTCTCACTCCTGGGGGTCAAAATGGGTTAAAGATGACATcggtttttgagtggatgttgAGGTGGTTAAAGTTACAGGGGGGGAAGTGCTGTCATCGTAATGACAACAGTTATTGTGAATGGCTTGCCTTTCAACTCATCTCCGATTAGGACTTTTAAACAATAGAACCTGTCTTACCAGTCCCTTACTGCTAACAATgtgagacgttaaagaacccgTACACTGCTCGGGAAGAGTAGGGAATCAAATTTTTCCCAGTATTATGGTCTACATGTATCTCTGCCAGCATGTGGTCGACCTGGCTGAATTGGCTTGAAGAACTTCTGAGCACACATGACCACACAAGCAAAAAGTATTACAGTGCGACATGCCTTATTGTGGCCACCTACAGAAACAAAGTTTTCTACAAATTGTctgccaatcaggatgtgtgaatttgattgaaaGTCACGCCCTCTTGCAAAGTTCACACAGTCGTAacttgaacaccgttgcatgggttgttgagttgatgtATTTACAAGTAAGTGTccaatgtgaaagtttgttgggtggcaaCAGTAAGGTGCATTGCACTGTAACCACAGCCAGGAGTTAGGCTATTTGCTAAGTGCTGGATCACTTAGACACTTAAGACTTAGCTGTGGTCCTCTTATATGATTGTTTTGACAAAAACGTGGCAACTCAAATGGCTGGGTGACTACAGTAAACTCACATGGAAAACAGCAGTGtggaaaaacaaacaataacaCAACAAAAACTCCCAAACTAAGATGGTAGGTATTCTATTCTTTCTTTCTATTTTGTCATATACAGCACTTACCACAATCCAAAAGTAACTCATCTGGTTCTGCAGCTTTCTGTATCCGTTGCAGGATGAAAAGAGCACGCAAGAAATCTCTGTACTTTAGGTCAGTATGGGTTTTGAGTTCATAATCTGCTAAATGCACAACACCACATTTCCATCGCCTTGGAACAACTGAAAAAACCCATGCATCTGGTTCCTCGTAATTTGCCCAGTAACAAAACCAGCTAGAACGATCGGACCACATTTTTAGCATTCCTGATGCCTGTTCTTCCACTTCAAGGTCATATTGGCTGTACACATATCTTTTGCAAAACTGCTCCGATGAGAGAAGGAcctaacaaaaggaaagaagctcCTCAGTTTAAGtcgaagcaaaacaaaagaattttaaaagggACTGCACTCATTTTTGCCGATCTGCTTCAGCTGGTTAAGATCTTTCCTCAGCTGCTCCAACTGACCTTGCAATCGTGTTTTCCGCCATGGTCCTTTAGTTTTCCTCTTGTTGCTGTGGGGTTTCACCCCCCAGTCTTTCTGTTACTACATGTGTACCACTGCTTTAACAAAGAGCAGTCTGATCTTTAATATAATGGTAATAGGGAACTTTAGATCTGAAGACGAGGACGATTACgagtcggcctccaaaccttatgcgcatgctcaatcCGGAAAACCTGTACTCATAGTTGTCCTCATcttccgatctaaaggtccctattatggCAGCCACTTCTTCTACAGCCCAAAGCTCTTCTCTAATCCTCTGTTTTGCAGTACCCTCCAATACTGGAACGTTACCCTGATCTTGGTTCActtattatcataattattattatcatcgtcatcatcatcattattattattatttattattatcatcattattttgttGCATATTGCTTACCTTCCATTCTTTGCATACTAGCATACATTTGGTAACTTCTGGAAGAGGTAGAAACAGAGCTATCTTCTCGATGACCTCAGGCAAAAGACCCGGTATTTCTTCTGCAGCCATAATTTTCTATATTTATTACTTTCATCCACAGCTGCATACACGTTTGAGGATACACTATGGATAATCTGTAAACTCTAACGAAGAAATAAATCATAATCTAGTTACCACCACGAAATATGGAAACCCTTAGCAAACGTGGCATTCTGAACAATAACCAACAAAATGTCTTTCTGTAGTAGCACCGTTTTCTAAAAAACTACTAATGCAACAATAACTATACTTACAAATTTAGCCGAAAATCCACAAGATTTTCAAAATGAACACCAAAATGCAGTGAACTGGCTTTGAAACGCAGCTTAGAACTTCAAAAGAAACCCACGAACTGCCTCTTGTCACAAAAGCACTAAAACAACCAGGCGTTGCAATTCAGGCCCAGGCCTTTTTCAGGAAAGTAGATCCCTCGGGGGATGCGGGACGAGTGACAACAGTCGGATTCAGAGAGAGAATGGTTACTTCAGGttaaataggccactttcgacaaatttatttcagcttgaaagagaggtttagaagacaaagacaaaggaaagtggatgatgtgCCAATATCTTTCGCATTCATTGTAACTTGTTTCTATGGTTTTTGTCCCCTCtacctcactatcaagctgaatactGATAATTCGAAAATGAACCATTGTACTGGAC includes these proteins:
- the LOC137969901 gene encoding uncharacterized protein — encoded protein: MAAEEIPGLLPEVIEKIALFLPLPEVTKCMLVCKEWKVLLSSEQFCKRYVYSQYDLEVEEQASGMLKMWSDRSSWFCYWANYEEPDAWVFSVVPRRWKCGVVHLADYELKTHTDLKYRDFLRALFILQRIQKAAEPDELLLDCAAWGNEGCGPIDVCLFPWSKATLPTSEEICSMFKFHPQMHKNPMVRHKIGELKVETKDKSNDGDVGDDNDENSGKVIGHVRWNKLHTSYHVDVRKASRFFRWLEEIFTPMVLIGIGCDQMNPIPTFMLAHIAPGWVGGILSFATCT